The nucleotide sequence ATAGGAAAGACTGCCCCACTAAAAGTGGGAGCAGTCTTTCTTCTAACTTAGGGAAATTTGATTATTAATCTACGTTGATATCGGTATTTACATTTTTACTACCTACGAGGGCATAATACAAGAGGAATAGCAATGCTAATACGATTACCCAGTAACTTTGGATATAACCAAAAGCATCGGCAGCCCAACCTTGGATAGCTGGCAAAATACCACCCCCGCATACCATCGCCATAAAGATACCTGAGGCAGCGGCTGTATATTTACCCAAACCTTCGGTAGCGAGGTTAAAAATACCTCCCCACATTACTGAGGTACACAAGCCACAAAGAATGAGGAACATTATGCTTATTGGCACTTCGGCTAACCCAAAAGAAATATCAGATTTGAACACAGGCATATTTACCATTTGTGTTTCGGGTATTAATATAGCTAAGATAACAAAAAGAATTCCTAAGGAAGATACAAAAGTAAGCATTCCTTTGCTTGAAAACTTCGCTCCTAATGAACCTCCGGTAAGACGACCGATGAACATCAGGAACCAATAGGTACCTACTACTGAACCTGCAATAGTGGTATCTATTGCTAAGCCGTTCATTTCTGGACTACTGGTCATAAAAAGGTTTGCAATGTTGGGAATTCCTACTTCAATCCCTACGTAAAGGAAGATAGCTATCGCTCCTAATATAAAGTGGCGGAAAGATAGTGGACTGTGTTTATCGGTTACATCTTTTTGTTTTACCGCTGCGTGAGGTTCGGGTATTTGAATTAGGGCAAGTACAATAAATGCCAAAGCGAAGATACCCATTGCTAAGAAGAGGGCAGGGTTGGCATCGGCAATAGAAGTACCGGCACTGATAGTACCAATGAGGTACCCTACTAATACGGGCACGATAGTTGCCCCGATAGAGTTGATAGCGCCTCCGAATTGCAAGAGTTGGTTACCGCGTTTGCCACCACCACCGAGGGTGTTGAGCATTGGGTTTACTACCACGTTCAGCATACACATAGAGAAGCCTGAGATAAATGCCCCAGTGAGGTATACTCCAAAGCTACCCATATTACCTGAAAGGAAAGTAATACAAACGCCAACGAAGCCTACGGCAATAGCTGTTAAAGCAGTTTTCTTATAACCGATGCGTTGTAGCATTAGTCCTGCGGGAATCCCCATAAAGGCATAAGCGATAAAGTTGGCTAGGTTCCCCAATTGTGATTCGAGGTTGCTTGCCATAAATTGGTTTTTTACAATTACCCCGAAAGGGTTTTGTAAGCCCGTTACGAATGATATCATAAAGAATAAGGCGAACATCATCGCAATGGGTAATGCGTAACTTTTGTTTTGTTGATTTTGGTGTTCCATTATTTTTAGTTATTTATTATTTTAGAAAATAGGGAATAGGAGAAGGGAATTAGTTGTTAGAAATTACTTATTTCTCCTATTAACTACTGTATTTAGTAAATAGTGGGGCAAAAGTAAATAAAGAAAATATAAAACACAACAAAAACGAAAACTTTTTTAAGGTTTATTTATGAAATATATTAGATGTTAGGTGTTAGAAGTTAAAAATCAGAAAATTAAGAAATTAATAATAGGGACACGAGTTAAAAGCTCGCGCCAGTGGAATAAGAAAAAGAGGAAGAAAAATTAGAAAATGGAGGGAGGGTCGTAGCACGAAGGACAGTTGAAACTTTGCTAAAGTTTTGATACGGACGAGTCAGACTATTCGAATGTGTTCGATACCGATAGCTAAAGGCTTAAAGAATAAACATTAACAGCTAACGACTATTTTTCATTCAAACAGTTATATTAATCTATTTTGATTTCTTTAAAACGAAAAAATAAATAAAAAGCAACTTACACAAGGAACTTTGAAACGTTTTTAATTTTAAAAATGAAAAATATTTAAAATAAACTTACCACGATACTTACCCTTTTTGTATCTTTGCCGAAAATTATCGGATTATGTTTTTCTATCTCAAAGAGCCTAATGGCGACAAAGATACAATAATTATCATTCAGTATTACATTGTTGATGAAAAAAAATTGTTCAAGTATTCGACGGGTGAATATGTTCACCCTAACGATTGGGACTTTAACGCTCGTATGCCAAAGAGTCGCAAGGGTGCTGACGGGGTAAGGTTGCGAAAGATAGCCGCGCATATTATGCAGTATAACGACTTCCTTGTTACCCTCATTGATAATTACAAATTGAATGGTGAGAAGATAACAAGAGAAAAATTAAAGAACGCTTTTGACGCTAAATTCAAACCTGAGAGGGTAACTAATGGATTTGAGTACTTCACAGATTTTGCAAGTGATTTTGTTTCTTCTATTAAGGGAACGATTAATAAGAATACTGGCAAGGAATACAGTAAGGCTCGTGTTTACATTTACAACCAATCACGTAATGCTTTGATTAATTTTGAAAATTACTCTAACAAACGAATTAAAATTGATGAGTATAACGCTCAACTGAATGATGAGTTTGTAGCGTTTTGTATGAACGAAAAGAAGTACTCGGCTAATACAATAGGCGAATTGGTTTCGGGTATCAAGGTATTGTTAAGAAAGGCAAAAGAAAAGGGGTATACAATCGCTAACGATTTAGACAACTTCACTAAAACAAAGGAGGAAAGTGTATCAGTAGCACTATCAGAGAAAGAAATTGAAAGGTTGGTGGCGTTTGACTTTTCTAAGGATAAGAGGTTAGAGAATACACGAGATTTGATGATTTTAGGACTTTGGACGGGGTTACGTGTGTCGGATGTTATGGCACTGCCAGCAATTGACCCTGATAGTAAGTTTATTGAGGTTGAACCTCAGAAAACACATAATACTTCGGGGGCAAAGGTTGTAATACCACTTCATCACCATATTAAGGAAATGATAAGAAAGCGAGGAATGCCTACACCTTTGAACAGTGTAGTATTTAATAGCAATATTAAAGAAGTGTGCAGATTAGTAGGATTTAATGATATAGTGGAAGGCTCATTGATGAATCCAAAAACGAGAAGAAAGGAGCGAGGAGTATTCGAGAAATGGCAATTAATAAGTTCGCATACTTGTAGGCGTTCGTTTGCAACTAATTTATATCTGATGAATTTTCCAACACTTTCGATAATGAAGATAACAGGACACACAACGGAGGCGAGTTTTTTAAAGTATATCAAAGTAACGCCCAAAGAGCACGCTGAAAAGTTATTAGCACACTGGGAAGCGTATTATAAGGATAAAGAAAAAGCACCTAATTAGGTGCTTTTTTTAGTTACTTAAACGTTTCCAACGCTTCATCTACCTCGTGCCGTTTGTAGTATATACGCGCACCTATACTGTACGCTTTTAACTTCCCTTGCTTCGTCCAATGGTGCAAAGTACTCATATTAATATTGAGCATTTTTACCACCTCTTTGCGTGTTAGGTACTCCGTTGGTTCTTTTGGCTGAAAGTCTTTTGCAAACTCTCTAAATGCACATTTAATTGTTTCTTGAATGAGTTCTTTTAACTCTACGGGTGTGATTTGAATAAATTGAATATCCATTGTTATAATGTTTAATTGATTACGAATGCAAATGTATGTTAGGCGAAAATTAGGCTACGCCTAAAAACTACTTTTTTTAATATTTTGAGCCTTTTTGCGCCTTGCTCAGGGCGTGGGGGTTAGTTTTTTAACGAATGAACATCGTAACGAGCGCAAGTGTATTTTTCTTCAAGTTTTTCAAGTGCTTTGGGTGTTACAAAATAAACACCTTCTGTATATTCTGATTTTTTTATACCACGCCCTTTGAGTTCTAACTTGGTGCGTACTTCATAATTGTTATAACACCATTCGTAATATACTTGTATCTCTTGTTGTTTGTTTAATGCTTTCATACTATTAATGTGTTTAATGTTATTACTTGTTCTTATTGTTTGACGGTGCAAATATACGTAAGTATTTTTGAACCTGCAAATATTTTTACAAATATTTTTATGTATTTTTGCAAATATTTTTGTAGCATATTGTTTTTTAGCGATTTGTATTTTAATTTTGTAGTGTAAAAATAATTATATAATTTTGCAAAATCTAAATATATATATAAATATGAATGCAAATATTAAGATGTTATTCTTTTTGATTAAGAATGATAAGGTATTGATATGCGAGAGTAATTTAACAGAGTTTGTAACGTTACTTCCTGATGATATTAGGGAGTTGAGGGGTTATGATTATTTTCATAGGGAGTTTCAGAAGTCTAAATACTTTAAATTTAAGTACAATAAGGAGTATACTTTTCAGAAGATAGTATATAAGTAGGGTATTTTTGGGTAAAAGTTGGGTAAAAGTTGGGTAATAAAAAAAACACGCTTATTGAGGCGTGTTTTTTGTTTAATAATAACCTAAATATACAAAAAAACAAATGAATTTTCAATAGAAGAAAGCACACTATAAAAAGTGTGCTTTTTTGTGAATAATTAAATTAACAACAAATAAAACTACAACTGTAATGATGGGGCAAAGGTAATGAAATGTTTTATAACTCATTGCTAACACACATTAGCAACGTCGTGGGGTATGTTGTGCGTAATTTTGCCATATGGAAATTCGTTTTAGCACACATAATGAACAATTGACAGCCTCACAGATTGACGCTGAAAAAGGCGTTATCTATGGGGTAGCATTGGCTAATAAAGGGCTTAACAAGAATGGTTATTACTTCTCAGAAAGATTTCTAAACGAGTTAAAAGCATACGGAGAGAAGGAAGGTAAAATAAAATCTCGCTTTGAGCACCCTACTTTTGGCACTTCTAATTTTGGGTCACTAATAGGTTGGTTTAAGAATTTCAGAATTGAAAACGGCAATCTGTATGGTGATTTGTTTATCGCAGATGTGGCTAAGAAGACACAAGTAATGGGCAGGGGTATTTCGATTGCTGATTATGTTATTTCAATGGCTTCGGAGTGTCCGGATATGTTTGGCAATTCTGTATACGTATTCGCTGATGAGGTTGTAGAGGAGGTAACCGAAGGTGGAGAAACAAAACGATTTGCCGGACTATCTCTTGATTGGTGGGTGGCTTCTGACTTGGTAGACGTGCCCGCTGCGACGAATGGACTATTTTTTTCAAACAAAAGTAAAACAAAAAAAGTTGATTATATGAATATTTTAGAAAGAGTGAAGAAAGCGTTTGATTTCTCAATTAACAAGGCTTTTGACTTGGATTTGACACTTGCTAACGGTGACATTATTACCGTAGTTACTGAGGCTGAAAAGCCACAAGTGGGCGACAAAGTGAAGCAAAAGACTGACGGGGGAGAAGACGCCGAAAAACCGCTTGCCGATGGTGAGTATGTTTTGAAAGACGAGAGCACGCTGGTAGTGGAAGGCGGGGCTATTAAGGAAATTAAGGAGAAAGCGAGCGAGCCTAATCCTGACGAAGGCAACCAAGAGGAATTCGCCAAACAATTGGAGGAATGTTTTAGTTTGGTGGCTGAAAAAATTGACGCTTTGGCAAGCGAATTTGCTAAGATAAAATCGACGCAAAGTAGATTCTCAGCAGACGACAAAGGAGCAACAAGCAATGAATCCTCTGTGGGTGGAGACGGCTTGGATATGGACAAAATGCGTAAGCTTTTAGGGCGTACTAAGTAATTTTAACTATAAAAGAGAATAAAATATGGCAAATACGGCTTTTAAAGAGTTTCTTAAAGAAGCGGAAAGAAACAAGGAATACATCAAGAGAATAAAAGACTTGTTAGAAGAAGGACAATTTGGATTGCTTCCTTTGCAACAAATCTTTACCATTCGTGAGGGTATTGTGAAAGGTACTGAGTTTGGATACTATGCGCCAGTATCGAATGTAACTCACTTAGACGAGGGTTGCGGTAAGCCTTCTAAGCCACTTGATACACAAGTGCGCACTGGCTGGTTTGACCCTGTGCCATTAAAGGTGATTGTTTCCGATTGTTATTCAACATTGGAAAAGACATTCGACGCTTGGGTGGCTAAAACAGGAGCAGACCGTTTTAACATTGACGATTCAGATTATGTGGCGTTTTTGGTTTCACTAATCGAGGGTGGTATTTTGAACGACTTTAACAGATTCGTGTTCTTTGCAGACAAGAACCATTCGACAGTAGGAAGTGGAAGTGGTACACAAGTGCTTAAAGCGGGCTTGGACAAGGCTAACTTTAATGTGCTTAACGGATTGTTTTCTCAGTTTGAAGCAATGGTAGCAACTGCGCCCGAGAGAAAGATTACTATTGATGAGAATGCACAGGCAAATTATGCTGGACAGCGTGCTCTTGCAGATGATAGAGCATACAAAGTTCTCTGTCAATTGAAAGATATTGCAGGATTTAAGTCAGGAGCTTCACCTGTGTTTGTAATTACACAGAGCTTAGCAACCAACTTAACACGTTTTATGCGTAAAGAGTTCCGCAATGAGCAATCGTTTAAAATGGTTGAGGGCGGTTATATGGTGTCAGAGTTCGAAGGTGTACCTGTGGTTACCTCTGAATGGTTAGATGATATGATACGCTCTAACTTTGACGACGGCACTAAGTGGCACAATCCACACCGAGCCTTGTTACTTGATAAGAATGAGTGCCAAATTGCTATTGATAGTATGGGAGCGCTGAAAGATATAGGAGTTGAGTACTTAGGCGGTAAGTTTGAAGAAGTTTACTTGAAGGCTTCTTATCGTGCAGACTTCCAACGTGTGATTGGCAATACCGGAGCAATGGCGATTTAGTAATGATTAATGATAAATGGTTAATGTATGCTTAGCCATTTATCATTAACAATTAAACATTAAAAGAGAAATTATGGCAGAATGTATTAATGCGTTAAGTAAAGATTTGACCTTTGACTGTACCGACAAGGTAAAAGGTATTGAGAAGCGCATCTTGCTCATCAATAGAGCAGATATAGACTTCGCTGCAACCACAGTAGACGCTTCAAAAAACAAAATGAGTTCGCTTGTGCTCAAAGCGAGCAAAACAGGTTACTTCTTTGACAATTTCAAAGAAACACACATATCGGAGAGCATTAAACCAGAGATTTCAGATGATGATTTCAACGGATATAAGCACTCAATAGGTATTACTGTGTATGGCAAGAGTGCTGAGGAGTACGAGCAGATTGACCAATTTGTAAACGGTGCACAATTAGTTGCAGTAA is from Capnocytophaga ochracea DSM 7271 and encodes:
- a CDS encoding MFS transporter, producing MEHQNQQNKSYALPIAMMFALFFMISFVTGLQNPFGVIVKNQFMASNLESQLGNLANFIAYAFMGIPAGLMLQRIGYKKTALTAIAVGFVGVCITFLSGNMGSFGVYLTGAFISGFSMCMLNVVVNPMLNTLGGGGKRGNQLLQFGGAINSIGATIVPVLVGYLIGTISAGTSIADANPALFLAMGIFALAFIVLALIQIPEPHAAVKQKDVTDKHSPLSFRHFILGAIAIFLYVGIEVGIPNIANLFMTSSPEMNGLAIDTTIAGSVVGTYWFLMFIGRLTGGSLGAKFSSKGMLTFVSSLGILFVILAILIPETQMVNMPVFKSDISFGLAEVPISIMFLILCGLCTSVMWGGIFNLATEGLGKYTAAASGIFMAMVCGGGILPAIQGWAADAFGYIQSYWVIVLALLFLLYYALVGSKNVNTDINVD
- a CDS encoding tyrosine-type recombinase/integrase, with amino-acid sequence MFFYLKEPNGDKDTIIIIQYYIVDEKKLFKYSTGEYVHPNDWDFNARMPKSRKGADGVRLRKIAAHIMQYNDFLVTLIDNYKLNGEKITREKLKNAFDAKFKPERVTNGFEYFTDFASDFVSSIKGTINKNTGKEYSKARVYIYNQSRNALINFENYSNKRIKIDEYNAQLNDEFVAFCMNEKKYSANTIGELVSGIKVLLRKAKEKGYTIANDLDNFTKTKEESVSVALSEKEIERLVAFDFSKDKRLENTRDLMILGLWTGLRVSDVMALPAIDPDSKFIEVEPQKTHNTSGAKVVIPLHHHIKEMIRKRGMPTPLNSVVFNSNIKEVCRLVGFNDIVEGSLMNPKTRRKERGVFEKWQLISSHTCRRSFATNLYLMNFPTLSIMKITGHTTEASFLKYIKVTPKEHAEKLLAHWEAYYKDKEKAPN
- a CDS encoding helix-turn-helix domain-containing protein, which codes for MDIQFIQITPVELKELIQETIKCAFREFAKDFQPKEPTEYLTRKEVVKMLNINMSTLHHWTKQGKLKAYSIGARIYYKRHEVDEALETFK